The Procambarus clarkii isolate CNS0578487 chromosome 64, FALCON_Pclarkii_2.0, whole genome shotgun sequence genome includes a window with the following:
- the LOC138354655 gene encoding collagen alpha-2(I) chain-like: MNNQYKISAVTNIINMGQYGPRSAWALVPPAWGEDPTGGQGPAGDEGPAGGQGPAGDEGPAGGQGPAGDEGPAGGQGPAGDEGPAGGQGPAGDEGPAGSQGPGGDEGPAGGQGPAGGQGPAGGQGPAGDEGPAGGQGPAGDEGPAGGQGPAGDEGPAGGQGPAGDEGSAKGQGPAGDEGPAGDQGPGTRVRPGARIQRIIREPGTAARPACVLGGCGGST, from the coding sequence atgaataaccagtACAAAATTAGTGCAGtaacaaatataataaatatgGGTCAATATGGGCCCAGGTCAGCATGGGCCCTTGTCCCCCCTGCTTGGGGCGAGGACCCGACTGGGGGCCAGGGCCCTGCCGGGGACGAGGGTCCGGCAGGGGGCCAGGGCCCTGCCGGGGACGAGGGTCCGGCTGGGGGCCAGGGTCCGGCCGGGGACGAGGGTCCGGCTGGGGGCCAGGGTCCGGCCGGGGACGAGGGTCCGGCTGGGGGCCAGGGTCCGGCCGGGGACGAGGGTCCGGCTGGGAGCCAGGGTCCGGGCGGGGACGAGGGTCCGGCTGGGGGCCAGGGCCCGGCCGGGGGCCAGGGCCCGGCCGGGGGCCAGGGCCCGGCCGGGGACGAGGGTCCGGCTGGGGGCCAGGGTCCGGCCGGGGACGAGGGTCCGGCTGGGGGCCAGGGCCCGGCCGGGGACGAGGGTCCGGCCGGGGGCCAGGGCCCGGCCGGGGACGAGGGTTCGGCAAAGGGCCAGGGCCCGGCCGGGGACGAGGGTCCGGCTGGGGACCAGGGGCCGGGGACGAGGGTCCGGCCGGGGGCGAGAATCCAGAGAATAATCCGGGAGCCAGGAACGGCGGCGAGGCCTGCTTGTGTGCTGGGCGGGTGTGGGGGTTCCACGTGA